AACAATTATCATGAAACTCCGGATGCAAAATGACAGGTGAGTGTCCTGATGACTGGTAGACTGCTCAAGCGACCGTACTATAAACATCGGCGAGCTAATGCTAACTATAGCGATCATGTATGTGATGCTAGATGTGGTTCGCCTGCTTTGAGCCAAAGCGTTAGCTCGTTGTCAACGGTCGGCCATGTTGTATTTCAGACACATAGTATTGCAGTCAATGGGGCGTCTACCGATTTTCAAATCGGTTGACTTGCCACAAAAGAGATGCcgtcatttattttgttgttattttaatcTTGACATTCACAATTCTTGATGCGATTTGCCATAAACTAAGCAGTTTGTGACTCCATGTCGCTATTTACCTACTCGCCTTAAGACATCTAGCCTCATGCATACACATTTATGAAGATAAGGACATTCCTCTGGGGTGGGATTTTTAAGTCTTTGTTAAAGTGGGGTCTTACAGAGCAGTAGTAATCgtaatattatataaatattatacaaTTAAAAATCCAACATTGGAGTATCTTGATCTTGAAAATGCCCCCCTTAATGGCTTCCTTTTTCTTCCTCTGCAAGCAGAGCCTCCCACCAGGACGACACCCTCCGGCGCAGTGGCGTCCGCCCGCTCGGACGCCGATGAGGTGCGCGTATCCATGAACGCCGCACCGGGCGAATCCGGCGGAAGCGCCTCGGCGAGAAGGTGCAGACTCAACCCGCGGGCCCACCCCCATTCCCACGGGCACGCTCGCGGGCAGCAGCGACAGCCCACTCCCGAGCCCCGCCCGACGGACTCCGGCGAGCAGGACTCCGGAGACGCCGGCGCCTCGCTGTCGGAGCTACGGTGCCTGTTCCGCTGGCTCCAGAAGAGTCTTCCCTTCCTTGTCATATTGAGCGCCAAGCTGGTCATCCAGCATGCACTTGGTGAGTGTACGCTCATCACACTGCAAATTCGGGTTTGCACTGACACAGCAGTAAAATGACCGGAAGAGATTGTGAGTCAAGCTGACGTGTGCATGGCTTTCTTCTCTTTGAGCAGGACTGGCAGTCGGCGTAGGCCTTGTCACCACTTTTTTCCATGTGAATAAAAGCATCCAAATGCAAGTGTTTCTTCAGGTAAGAACAGGAGAAAGACAAGCGCCATGGTAGACGGTCTCGTGTCCAAAATGCTTTGACcatcgtgtgtgtttgtgtgtattcaGGGTCGACACGAGAAGCTGCATTGTGTTTGGCTGCTGCTCCTCCTGGTTTCCTCCACACTATTGCTTTACTACACTTTCCTCCCTCAGTCACTTTACAACTGGTAACGTGGCTAACCCCAGTGAGGTGCTttgtcctttatttttttcccaaatgccGGTTTGTTTCCGTCCGCAGCCTCGTGTTCCTCAGTCCCACTATTGAGCCTCTGGGATTTTGGGAAGTCCTCTGGGCAGTGGGCATCAccaactttattttgaaattcctctTCATGGGGATCAAGTGCCTTCTCCTGCTGCTGCCCACTTTGTTGGTCAATCACCAAACACAAGTGAGAGCAACTCGCTGCTATCGTAGCAGCTTTGTAGTACAAGCACGCAGCGTAAACTCAACCTAAAAATGTCTGAATGAACATGTCCATAGGGCCGCTGGCTATTGCTGAGCGAGGAACTAGCACAGACGTACCAGGCCGTGGCGCCCGCGCCGCTCTGGTTCCGCTACCTGGTGACCTATCAGGAGGCCGACGGCGCCCCGGCGCTCACCGTGGGCGTTTTGCTGGCTCTGCTCTACCTCATACTGAAGGCACGAAGCTTCTTTGACCACACGCCGACGTCGCCATCTTCTCAAAATCTCTTCTTCTTCCCTCCGCTTGCAGCTTTTAGGATTGTACGGACAGTGGACATCTTTAATCAAGGCCGCCAGGATCTTCTTAAAGAACGAGGTGAGTGTCTGTCAAAATTTCTCCCAATTTTTAGATCCGCTTTCTAAATGCGTCGTTCTTTTAGCGCGCCGGGACGGCGGCCACGCGGAGCCAGTGCATGGAGTCCGGAGACGTCTGTCCCATCTGTCAGGGAGAGTACAGGGAACCCCAAGCGCTCGTCTGTCAGGTAACGACGGTCGTCTCGCTCGTTCGCCCGCGTGGAAAAAGATTCAAAAGGAATGTACCGCTACCACGCAGCACGTATTCTGTGACGAGTGCATCGCCCTGTGGTGTAATCGGGAGAAGAGCTGCCCCCTCTGCCGGACCGTCATCACCGACAAGGTGCACAAGTGGAGAGACGGAGCCACATCCCCCCACCTGCAGATTTACTAATCGCACGCGTTTGGGGTCTTCTAATGTGACATCGTAATGATTGTTcgctttctacgacactgtccgttttcttttttggggaagCTGTTGTAAAAGTCCCCATACCACTGAATCCAATTCACAAGATCTTATGATACTTTCCCTATtatgcatatatattatttCCAACCCcccccttttatttttgggtGATGAATGAATAGTACTACATTTTTCCTCATGGACCAGCATCCTGTTCTTCCAAATTATTCTTGTagtgtaaatatataaaaaaaatcaataattttctGGAGAGTAACGTTTATCTAGCGCTACAATTGATCCGTACATGTGAATTTTGAGAAAAGCAAACGTGCAGGAAGCTCTGACCTGGGCTGACTGCTGGGGATGTGTCTTTGTTTCATCTTGAAGGCTTCAAGTCCATTCGGGACTGCGGCAAACTGCAAACTGCCTTGCCTTTTCAAGAGATTCCATCTCCCACAGCAACCTGTATCAGGCGGAAATGATGGTCACACACAGAGTGTACACATGTAAACTGGTGCTACCAGTTGCTATTTTTCTagctcacatcccaaaaatatggttGCAGCTCAGCTGACATGGTTTTATAAAggtttttgaatcatttttacaGAAGTAATGTTGCTTccttgtaaaacaaaaacagaaataaattaTATCTTATTAAAtctcatgtatgtttttgttctCTTCATGAACTGTCAGAAtacaattttatatttaaagaTCTTACGCCACCTTTAATGAGGGGGTCATCGATGACCACCAGAGGGCGGTGTTTCACAATGTCAGTAATGAAAGGATcagaatctcatctcattttctgaaccgctttatcctcattgggtttttggggggtgctggaaccaatcccagctgtctacgggccagaggcgggggacaccctgaatcagtggccagccgatcgcagggcacaagaagacaaaagacaaccatgcacactcacacatacctaggggcaatttagagtgtccaaaaaacctaccatgcatgttttgggaatgtgggaggaaacccacgtaggacCGGGGagaacaacatgcaaactccacacaggtggacgtgacctgggtttgaacccacgaccccagagctgtgaggccgacgcactaaccacttgctccaccgggatCACAATtgcaaaaagggggaaaaactacTTTCTGCAATAGAAACAAACAACAAGTTTGAAGATACGTTGCTACCTTTACTTGCGAAATCAATTCGATCCAGAGATACTTTTGTAACTCGTATCTTAAATCAGTAGAGTCGCATTTTATTGTAAATCCCCTAATCCGTTCCAAGGTCCCCAATACTACCCCCTAAACTCTTATTACAAATGATAAAAGCATCTatcaattttgtattaaatgtgtcaaaagaaaaaaaatatttactaaaCGATTAACATGGTTTCAGCCACTATATCACTCATCTGCATGCCATTTCGCTATTTTTTAACCATCGCTTTTACTTCTGTTTTATagatcaagaccacaaaactcacgactattctacaatgtgggcgtggttacgcctattgtcgacgtagctgagttaattaagcgcatgcgcagtaaccgtTCCTTTTTGGAAGGCTTTTGCCACGCTGCCGGCCGACGAGACGCCAACCAGGTAGGAATGGAGCAATTTACTGtcctaaatgcgtttttatcaagCTATCaggagatttttcagcaatcaattgagcccaaaacgccaacaaatatcttactttaatgccaggtttagcacaccgtcgacaatttaagtttgcgcttagcgttagtgtcacgaactgacttaaaaagtatgttgtccgttttctccattattgagtcgtgtggcaagacttaaaatttaatcaaacaacgccgagtcatcaaccgacagtttgctgggtaaatgctcactctagaatgacatccaAAGGAATGACTTAGTTCCTGTTGTGTTTGTtggatgtaatgatagttttcattgcgatTGCTAAATacccgttgccgatttgtaattgttctgtttttactaCAAAAAATCacatacaaaactgttaagccaaatttctcctagctgttaacatcagtctgtatatttaatcgccgtatacaaaactattaatcCAACTTTCTCatagctcactggtgtcaaagcggcggtccgggggccaaatctggccctccgcgtcattttgtgcggcccaagaaagtaaatcatgagtgccgactttctgttaggatcaaattcaaatgaagattatacatgtatattatatttcctcattttccccttttaaaatcaataactgtagtttttaatccattttttcctttttgtgtttttttgttcaaaaagcatttaataaaatataaaaataaatatattttaaaaattctgttttccactctaatattgaacatattcccaaaaatattttgtttccttttgaaatgaaaaacaaattattataagatattttccctaatgaagaaaaaaaagctcaaacaaacatttttttagatctataaaaactgaatatttagggcttttgatagtcagttttaatccaatttaaaaaataaaaaaaatctaaatattatttcaaaaatggtccggcccacgtgaaatggagttgacgttattgcgacctgcgaaccaacccgagtttgacacccttgtcccaGCTGTTAACATcaatctgtatatttaatcgccttgtctggaaaaggaagaatagcacttggcactcgctaactaattttcattctttatcttgatcgtttattaaatttcttgtaagatttctctatcccgtaattgtttggcaacccccaaataccttggttaaatcaagttttccgtttagcatcaagataaaactacttcccccaaaaaacaactaagcctacCTGTTGAATCTacaggctctatatatgctaacttatgcttttttgtgtgcaagttttccctgtttagcaccaagatgcagctcttctagcatgcctagagcactcttgaggttatagaagaggagcctgggccagatcaaggtaaaactacaaaaaaaagttgaatctccattctatatattctaacttttgctatttttttgcatgcaacaggcctgagagaccttcctcgcaagttgcccacttgaatcctATGGTGTCTCggtacttctgaaaatccaaattaaataaaagcctaaatcagcatggtgatgtttcactggccattcatttccacagctctttgactaaatctttaaggtaagaaggatctcagttaatgttagagcaggaattctaagtattta
The nucleotide sequence above comes from Stigmatopora argus isolate UIUO_Sarg chromosome 22, RoL_Sarg_1.0, whole genome shotgun sequence. Encoded proteins:
- the rnft1 gene encoding E3 ubiquitin-protein ligase RNFT1, producing the protein MTEPPTRTTPSGAVASARSDADEVRVSMNAAPGESGGSASARRCRLNPRAHPHSHGHARGQQRQPTPEPRPTDSGEQDSGDAGASLSELRCLFRWLQKSLPFLVILSAKLVIQHALGLAVGVGLVTTFFHVNKSIQMQVFLQGRHEKLHCVWLLLLLVSSTLLLYYTFLPQSLYNCLVFLSPTIEPLGFWEVLWAVGITNFILKFLFMGIKCLLLLLPTLLVNHQTQGRWLLLSEELAQTYQAVAPAPLWFRYLVTYQEADGAPALTVGVLLALLYLILKLLGLYGQWTSLIKAARIFLKNERAGTAATRSQCMESGDVCPICQGEYREPQALVCQHVFCDECIALWCNREKSCPLCRTVITDKVHKWRDGATSPHLQIY